One Skermanella sp. TT6 genomic window, AGCAGGTTGCGCAGGGTCAGCGCCCCGTTGTCGTAGGCCCGGAGGTCGCCGCGCCCCAGCAGCAGGCGGGAGATCTCGCCGCCGGTGAAGTTGGTCTTCAGGATCCGGACCCGGGTCATCGGCCGCGCGCCTCGACCAGGGTGAAGTCCTCGAAGCCCGGCTGGCTGTCCTGCTGCACGTCGATCAGCCGGGCGCGCCGGAACTCAGCCTCGGCCAGCCGGGCCAGCGCCTCCGCCCGGCTGGTGTTCTCGGTCAGCGGCAGGCAGAACTCCGCCGCCAGCCGGGCGATCAGCGCCTGGTCGAAGAAGGGCGGGAACGCCGCCTCCGCCGGGCGGCTGACATAGGTCAGGGTGACCTGGTCGGCATCGGACTGGAGCGTGGTGCCGACGATCCGGTAGCCGATGCCCCGGCCCCGGCCGGGCACTCCGGCGGACAGCGCCCGCAGGAAGTCGACCGGCAGGGCATGGGCGAAGCCGTGGTCGCCGAGCGGCGCCTCGGCCAGCCGGGCCAGGGTCGCCTGGACCGTCGCGAAGCTCCAGGCGTTGGCCGAGAGCAGCGCGTCGCGGGTCGAGCCGTAGAGCGCGTCCGCGACCTCCGCCTCGGCGGTGCCGTCGGTGAAACCGGTGATGGAGGCTGCCCCGATCTTGATCAGGGCCCTGCTGCACAGACCGATCGGGGTCAGCGCCATGGGGGTTCTCCTCTGGCAGGGGGGACTTGGCTGGGAGGGCGGGATCAGTCGCTGTTGGAGGCGCCGACCTGGGTCAGGTTGGCGACGTCGACGGTGCCGCCGCTGTTGGAGGCGACCAGCAGGATGCCGGCCTGGGGCGTTCCGTCGGCGTCCAGGTTGGCCATGATCATGTCGCCGACCCGCAGCATGTCGGAGGCGGCGTTGAAATAGCCGGCGGTATCGACCTCGGCCGCGAGGTCGCCGGTCACGTAGTGCCAGAGGGTGAAGCCGTTGGCATATGCCAGGACGCTCAGGTCCTTGGTCTTGAAGGCCATCTTCGGAACTCCTGGGGATGAGGGATCGATCAGTTCTCGAGGCAGCGCAGGGTGACGACGCCCGATGTGTCGATCAGGCAGGCGCCCTGGCTCATCATGTTGTTGACGAAGTGCGAGGCGCGGTCGCCGTGCCAGGTCACGTCGGTGGTGACGTCGGCGCCGGCCGCGTGCCCGACCGCCGTCTTGTGGTACCAGTGGCAGAGCCGCACGTTGCCGTTCAGCGTCAGGCCCGAATGGGGGATCCACAGGGTGCCCAGCCAGCGCTTGGCCTGGGTGCCGCGCCACGGCAGCTCGTCCGGCCCGACATAGTCGGACTTGGCGAACTCCTCGATCCCCAGCAGCTGGCTCCACTGCTTCCAGCCGACCACCGCGTAGCGCTGGCCGTCGTCGGGAACGTCGGCCTGGCCCAGCGTCTCGAACGCGGCCAGCACCTTGGCCTTGGTCAGGCCGTCGGTGGCGAGGCCGGCATAGCTGACCGAGGTGTCCAGCTGGGCGATGATCAGGTCGTCGGTCTTGCGCCCCAGCGCATAGGCGCCGGCATTGGTGATGACCGAGCGCTCGTCGATGTTGGTCTTCAGCTCGTCCAGCTTGTCGACCCAGTCGCCGGCGTAATAGTCGGTCAGGATGCACTCGACCGGCGCGTGGTCGATGTTCATCACCGGGACCGTGCCGTGGCGCGCCTTGGGCGAGGCGACGCCCTTGCCGACCTTCTGGAAGATCGTCGAGGCGCCGCGGACGTCGCCCTTGCTGCGCACGGTGTTGCGCAGCTTGGAGCCCATCCGCTGGAAACTCTCGTGGACCTCGCGCTCGAACTGCTTGACGAAGGCCCTGTCGATGGTGCTGGACATGGATGCACGATCCTTTCTGGAAGGCCCGCCGTGGCGCGGGCAAAGAAAAAGGCCGGACCGCGGGGCGCGGTCCGGCCTGGTGGACGGAGTTCTGGTGTTGACGGGGAGAGTTTTAGGTTTTTATTCCTTTTCGGTCAAGCCCTTTTTCACCGCTCCGCGAATTTTCCCCGAAAGTCCGGGTCAGGCGGCGAGCTGGTCATGGTCGACGATGTCCCACTCGTCCGTCTTGGTCCGGCGGGCGGCATCCTTGAGCCGGACCCGCTCCAGGACGAGGCGAGGAGTTGGCTGGCCATCGGCCGGCTGGCCGATCTCCATCCGCTTGAAATGGTCGGGTTCTACCTGAATGGCCGGGACTTGCTTGCCGTTCATCCGGCACGCCTTGCGCAGGAACCGGATTTCATTCCCGGTCAACCGCACGGGAAGAAACGAGCATTTATGTCAACGGAAAGGCTTGGGACCGGGGGAGGACTTCGGAACATTCCTGATTTTTTGATCTCCCCTCAAACCTGTCGATCCGATCGAGACAGCTGATCCGATGCGTTGCGCCATGGGCGCAACCTACGATCATCAGCCCACATCACCTCCGTCCTGCATCGAGCCGTAGGTTGCGCCCATGGCGCAACACGGTGCGGCGAGCGGTTCAACCTGATCGGGCACATCTCTATTCCCCGAAGGTCGGGCTCAGGCGGCCCGGAACGGCATGACCTCCGCCGCGATCCTGGCGCCGGCTTCGCGGCGGGCCGTCTCCAGGTCGTACCGCGCCTGAAGATTGATCCACATCTGCGCCGACGTGCCGAAATACCGGCCGAGCCTGAGCGCGGTATCGCCGGTGATGCCGCGCCGGCCCGCGACGATGGCGTGGATCCGCGTCGCCGGCACCCCCACGTCCCTCGCGAGCCTGTAAGCCGAAATGCGGAGCGGCCCGAGAAACTCCTCGGAAAGGATCTCCCCGGGATGAACGGGGGGAAGCATCTCGCCGGTTGCCACGTCGGCAAAGTCGATGCGCCCCGCGTCGATATCCTCACGTGCGATGGCCATGCGGTCCTCCCGTCACTCTCCGGTTCAAGGGTAATCGACGCTCCCGACCTCGGTAACCGGAGCTGTACCCGATCAGGTCGATCCGCCCGAGACGGCCGATCCGATGTGTTGCGCCATGAGCGCAACACAGCCGCGAGGACCGGAGCGGTTCAACCTGATCGGGTTCCGCTCTACTCGCGGTCGGGATACATCCGGCGGAAGCCTTCCGTCACCTTGGCGAGCAGGGCCGGGTCGCGGTCGCGCCAGTAGCGCGGGTCGCGCATCATCTTGTGAAGGTCGGCCTCGCTCCCCGCCGGCTGGGCCTCGGCCGCCGCACGGAGCGCCGCCGGCTCCGACGCGGTCATCATGCGGTGAAGGGCGATCACCCCGTCATAGCTGGTGGTCAGTCCGTCCAGCGCCGACGCCGGCAGGTTCTTCTTCGCCCAGGCCAGGAGCTGGCGGGAGACCTCGCGCCAGGCCTCCTCGCCGCCGAAATGGCTGACCAGCCGCATCACCTCGCGCTCCGCCTCGAACTCGAAGGCGATCTGCCGGATCATCGGCACCAGCCGCTCGGCCGCCAAGTCGTACAGCAGCTGGGCCTGTTCGGGCGTGAAGCCGGCGGTATGGAGCCGCCGGTTCAGGTCCGGGTCGGACTCGAACAGCCCGTGGTCGCATTGGATGCAGTAGCCGTCCGGCGCGTCCGGCACCCCCAGCATCCGCATCAGCGCGGCGCGGTCGGGAGCGCCGGCGCCGGGGGAAGCCGGATCCGGAGCCGCGGGGTCGATCAGCAGGGATTCGCTCATAAGTCACACTCCTCAGGATTGAACGAAGGGAAGGAAGAAGGGAATTCACCCCGCCGGCGCCGTCCGGACCAGCTCCCCCGGAACGCCGAACGAACGGCCGAGCCAGCGGGCAGCGGCGGCATGGTCGACCGCCGCCTCGGCGTCCTTGCCGAGGCTGGCGGCCACCTCCAGCCAGCGCAAGGTCGCCTGGACGTCGCGCTGGGCCTGCGCCTGAGCCAGCGGCGAGCGGTACTGGAGCTCGACCGTCCTGCCGTCCACGGCGACGTCGGGGATCTCGCCGCGCCGGCGCAGGATGGCGACGGCCCGCATCATCAGCGGCGTCAGCAGCTCGGACTGGAGCCTGCCATAGGTTGCCCCCAGCAGGCGCGACATCTCGGCCGACCGCTCCAGCACCTCGGTCGCGGTCATCCGGCCGTCCGACACCTGCCCCAGCCGATCCACCAGCAGGGCGTGGCGGATGCGCCGCCGCAGGTCGTCGAGCACCAGCTGCGATACGTCGAACCGGCCGGGCGCCGCCAGCGGCGTCAACCCCGCCGACCCGACGGCCTTGGGGATGATGGTGCCGGGCACCAGCCGGATCGTGCCGGGGTTCAGTACCCCGTCGTCGTCGGCCTGCCAGATGCCGGTGACCGCGATCGAGGCGTTCTTCAGCACCAGCTCGACCACCTTGTTGGCGGTCTTGATGTCGGGCAGCGCCTTCATCACCGGCGACCGGCCATAGGTCTCGCCCGGCGCCTTCAGCCAGCGGAAATTGATGAAGGGCGAGCGGGCGAACCGCCCTTCGGCCAGGACGGCCGCCTCCGCCAGCCCGCTGTCCAGGATCACGCTGTAGCGGTAGGCCGGGCCGTCCTTCAGGACCGCCTCGACCACCGCGAAGCGGGCCTGGGGATCGCGGGCGGCCTCCCGCTCCAGCGCGTCCGGGACGGCGGCGTCGGGGAACCGCAGCCGGAGCTGCGCCAGGGTCAGCTCGCTGCGCCGGAAGGTGCCGTCCAGCCGTCCGTCGGCGCCCTCCTCCAGCACGACCTCGGCCAGCGGCACCGCGGTGAAGCGGAAGCCGGAGTAATCGCCTGGCGCCGCCTCCTCGAACAGCAGGCAGGCGGTCCCGGCGGTCACCAGGTCCAGGTAGCATTGATGCATCTCGACCGCGAAGTTCGACCGATCGAAGTGCGATTGCAGCGTGATCGCCGCCTTCTCCAGCACGGGGGCGGCGGCGTCCCGCTTGGCGTCGTCCAGGTCCGGCCCGGGCGCCAGGCCGAACCAGCGGGACCAGGGCGGCGTCAGCTGGGCCAGCAGGCTGGCGGCGAGCTGTTCGACCGCGTCGGCCGCGGTGCCGTCGAACAGCCGGTCGGACTTGCGCTCGCCCGGGCTCCCCGCCGGGCCGAACCCGCCGCCGTGGGGCAGCGCATGGTCGTAGCATTCCTGCCAGTGGGCTTCCCAGACGCTCCGCCTGGACTTGGCCGCGCCGAAGCGCTGGAGCAGCGCCGGTGCATCCATCGCCTATTCCCCCAGCAGGCGCTTGCGCGCCGGCGCGGCGCCGGTTCCGGTCTGCTGGAGGACGCCGCGCCACGAGGTCAGCACCGTGCCGGTCAGGCTGCGGTCGCGCCGGGCCAGCGCCTTCTCCGCGGCGGCCAGCGCGTCGGCCTGCTCCTGCGTGGGCACGGGCGCGACCGGCGCGGGAGCCGGCGCCACGGGCTCGGCCGGCGCCGGCTTGGTGGAGGGCTCCTCCTCGGCCGGCACCGTCGGGGCGGGCTCGGGCTTGGAAACGGCGGGAGTCGGAACCGGGGCAGGCGTCGGGGCCGGCGCGGTCTGCACCGGACTTACGGGTTCCGCCGGTGCCGGGATCGCCGGGGTCACGACCACCGGCGCCTTGGGAGGTGAGAACATCTTGGCCATGGGGACAGGCTCCTTCGGATTTCGAATGGATTGTTCAGGAAAAGGCCGGCGAACCGGCACCCGCGGCCCCGCACGGCACCGGCGCCGCCGGGTCGAGCAGCCGCCGGTAAAGCTGCCAGGGGGTCAGCACCCAGCGGTCGTGCAGCCCCAGCACCCGCTTGGCCGCTTCCACGCAGGTGAACGGCCCCCAGGGCGCGGGACGGTTCAGGTCGCGCCGGACCGGGGCCGCCACCACGGCATGGCCGCGCTCGGCGAACCAGCCGACCAGGTCGAAGCCGGCGGCGACCGGCTGGACCGCGATCTCCAGGTGCGGCGACAGCGGGTCCACCGTGATCCAGTGGGTGCCGTCGTTCAGCGCCACGAAGCAGTGGCGGAAGCCCGGCCGCAGCAGCCGGAGCCACCACAGGTCGGCATCCCCGCAGAACACCACCCAGGCCCGCGGCTCGGCGCGGGGCGGGGCGGCGGGCGACACGGTGCCGCTCATCCCGCTAGCCGGGCGCCGGCGACGATGCCCTTCTCGCGCAGGATGGGGTCCAGGAAGTCCAGCGCCTCCCGCCACAGGCCGGACGCCCGCGCCTCCAGCCGGCGGTCCGGATCGGGCGCCATCAGCCGGCGGCCGTAATGGACCAGCACGTGCAGGTGGTCGCGGATCAGCTTGCGCTGGCGGTACAGCCGATCGACCACGCGGATCATGTCGAGCGGTTCGCAGGGGCGCGGCACCATGCCGCGGCCGGCGACGATGCGGGCTCCGGACGCGCGGGCCTCCTGCGCCTGGACGAACCAGAACCAGGCTTCCTCGACGTTGTCGAAGGGCACCGCGAAAGCGTCGGGATCCGCGGCCGGGCGCGGGGAACCGGAGATCCCGCCAGGGGACGGCGGGCGATGCCGGAGGGGAGACGTGGAAGGGTGGCCGGGCAAGGCGGCACCTCCTGTGCGGACTGGATTTCGGGAACGGGCGTCTTCCGGCGGGAAGAACCCCCTTGATGTTCCCCTTATGTTCCGCTTTAATTCCTACGTCAAGCTTTTTGTGAAAACGTTCCTAGGGACATGAGGACCGGAATATGTGAAATTGTTCCCATGCTTAAACACGCAGACATATGGCAGGCGATTGATCGCCTCGCAGCCCAGAACGGGCTGTCGGCCTCCGGCCTCGCGCGGCGGGCCGGGCTGGACCCGACGACGTTCAACAAGAGCAAGCGGACCACGACCGAGGGGAAGCTGCGCTGGCCGTCGACCGAAAGCATCTCCAAGGTGCTGGAGGCGACCGCCAGCTCGTTCAGCGATTTCGTCAGCCTGGTCGACAACGAGCAGATCACCGGCGCCACCCAGCGCATCCCGGTGATCGGCTATGCCCAGGCGGGGGCCCAAGGCTTCTTCGACGACGCGGGCTATCCCGTCGGCAGCGGCTGGGACGAGCTTCAGTTCCCGCATGTCGGCGATCCCCAGGCCTATGCGCTGGAGATCACCGGCGACAGCATGGAGCCGGTCTACCGCGACGGCGACATCATCATCGTCTCGCCCTCGGCCAGCCTGCGGCGCGGCGACCGCGTCGTGGTCAAGACCACCGGCGGCGAGGTGATGGCCAAGCAGCTGCTGCGCTCCACCGCCAACCGGATCGAGCTCCAGTCGATCAACCCGGCCCACCCCCTGCGCACGCTCAGCCCGACCGAGATCACCTGGATGGCGCGGATCGTCTGGGCGAGCCAGTAGGCCGCGGGACGGCCGAGTAGGATTGGAATAAATTCCTTTGACCGCACCGTGGGTTTGTGGTCACATTGCCCCATGACGGACGATTCGCACCCCCACGCCGCCGATCCGGCGACTCTCCTGGCCAGCCTGTACCGGGATTTCACCGGCCCGCCGCCGCGCGCGGCCGTGTCGGCGGCGCTGCTCGGCGGCCGCGAGCCGCGCGACGCCGGGCGGATCGCGGCGACTCGACGCCTCGCCTCCCGCCTCGCCGCCGATGCCCGGTTGGGGATCGCCCGCCGCCGGGCCGCCTACGGGCGCGCTCCCCGGCTCGATCCCGCAAACGATCCATGGCTCGCCCGCCTCGTCGCCGACCTGGCGCTCCACCGGGCGACCGCCGTGGCCGGCCTCATGCCGGCTCACTCCATGCCGAGCGCCATCTTGTAGAGCTCGATCAGCTCCTCCTCCTCCTGGCGCTCCTCCTTGGCCTTCTTGCGAAGCCGGATGATCGTCCGGATGATCTTCACGTCGAAGCCGGTGCCCTTGGCCTCGAGATAGACATCCTTGATGTCGTCCGAGATGCCCTTCTTCTCTTCCTCGAGTCGCTCGATGCGCTCCACGAACGAGCGCAGGCGATCGGCGGCGATGCCGCCGACGTCGTTCGCCGGCCCGGCATCGGCCCGCGCCGCAACTGAAGTGTCCGTCATGAATTCCTCGTCACCAGAAACGACTTGTCGGAGGCACCATAGCCAATCCGACCGCCAAGGGCACCCCCGGCGACGCCCCGCCCCAACTTTTCGATAGTGCCGCAGGTCGGACTTCGCCCGCCAGGGCGAACTCCGACGCCCCGCATCGACGCTCCGGCCCCCTCCGTCGGCGTCGGCCTTCGGCCGAGGCCGACCTACGGAAAGCCGAACAGAAGCGCTGCCCTACGGCCCGGCCGGGTCACCGCCCCTCAGTGGTCCGAACGGGCCTGCGCCGCAGCGAAGGCCTGCTGCTGCTCGGCGGAAGCCTCCGCCTGATGCTTGCTCTTCCACTCCTCGTAAGGCATGCCGTAGATGATCTCCCGCGCCTCGTCGTAGCTCATCTCCAGCCCCTTGCCCTCGGCGGCCGCCCGGTACCATTTCGACAGGCAGTTCCGGCAGAACCCCGTCAGGTTCATCATGTCGATGTTCTGCACGTCGGTGCGGTTGCGCAGGTGCTCGACCAGCTGCCGGAAGGCCGCGGCCTCAAGCTCGGTGCGCGTGCGTTCGTCCAGTTCGGTCATCGTCGTCCACTCCCCAAAGCGCTTCCGACCAAGCGGAAGCCGTCGGCCTGACATGGCATCGCCCGGCGCCGGGTGCAACCGCCTCGTCGCCCACGGTCCGGCTCGGGCAATCCCTCGTCGCCGCCCCCTTCAGCCCCCCGCCGCCGGCTCCAGCCCGTGCAGGGTCTCGCCGATCAGCCAGTCCACCACCAGCTTCAGCGCGTCCTCCGCCGTGGCGCCGGCCGCCAGCGCCTCCTGGTAGACGGCGACCTGCCGGTGGGCGCTGGTGCCCCGGGCCACGATGCCCCGGGCGTTCTCGATCGCCTCGACGCAGCCCAGCGCCTCGGCGTCCTCGCGCAGCAGGCCGATCAGCTCCTCCAGCAGCTCGCCATAGGGGACGATGCCGCCCCGGCCGAAATCGATCAGGCCGGCATCGAAGCCGTAGCGCTGCGCCCGCCAGCGGTTCTCCTCCAGCAGCAGGTTGCGGTAGCGCCGCCACGCGACGTTGCCCCGGCGCAGCCGCCACAGCATGCGCAGCAGGCAGACATAGAAGGCGGCGACGGTCAGCGTGTCGTCCAGCCGGGTGCAGATGTCGCTGATCCGCATCTCCAGCGTCGGGAACCGGCCCGACGGGCGGATGTCCCACCACAGCTTGGTCGCGTCCTCGATCACCCCGGCATCGACCAGCGCGCCGACCTGCTGCTGGAACTCGCCGAAGCTCTGGTATTCCTCCGGCATGCCCGTGCGGGGCAGCTCGTTCCAGACCGCCAGCCGATAGCTCTTCAGCCCGCTGTCCTGCCCCTGCCAGAAGGGCGAGGAGGTGGACAGCGCCAGCAGATGGGGCAGGAAGTAGCGCACCTGGTTCATCAGGTCGATGCGCAGGTTCTCGTCCTCGATCCCGGCATGGACATGCATGCCGCAGATCATCAGCCGCCGGGCCGGCGCCCCGATGTCGCGGGCCAGCATGTTGTAGCGGTCGCGGTTGGTGTGCTTCTGCGGCAGCCAGACCGCGAACGGGTGGGTCGAGGCCGCGATCGGCGCCAGCCCGTAGCGGTCCGCCACGTCGGCGACCGAACGGCGCAGCCGGGCCAGTTCGGTCCGCGCCTCCGACAGGTCGGCGCAGACGCGGGTGCCGATCTCGATCTGGCAGCGCAGGAACTCGGGATGGACCTGCTCGGGCGCCACGGCGGCGCACGCCTCCAGCATGTCCTCGGGCGGGTCGGGCACGATATCGCGGGTCTGCCGGTCTACCAGCAGGTATTCCTCTTCGATGCCGAGCGTGAAGCTGGGGGCCGGTGCAGCCATGATCCTCAGAAGTGCTGGATGCGATACAAATTAGGGTCGGCCAGGACCTCGTCCAGGGCCTCGCCCAGGATGCCGGCCCACTCGGCGGCACCATGGCGGGTGTCGATCAGGTCCTGGCGGATCTCCACCAGCAGATGGGGCAGCCCCGGCGCCACCGCATGGCGGTCGATGGTCGATCCCTCCGTGCCCTTGCCGGTATAGGGCTCGTTGTCGCCCACCACCAGGCGGGCGTCGGCCCGGAGCCGTTCCATCGCCGGCACCGGCATGCGGGGATCGCGGTCCCACAGGATGCCGATATGCCAGGGCCGCTCGATACCGTTCATCACGGGGGTGAAGCTGTGGATCGACACGACCGCCGGAACCTGCCCGCGTTCGCGCAGCCGGTCGATCTCGGCGTCCACGGTGGAGTGATAGGGCCAGAACAGCCCGTCCACCCGCTGCGCCGCCTCCGCCGGGTCCAGCGCCCGGTTGCCCGGCACCACCACGCCGTCGCTGATCACCGGGATCGAGGTCGGGTCGTCCAGGTCGCGGTTGAGGTCGATGATCAGGCGGGAATAGCCGGACAGCACGGCCGCCGCGTCCCAGCGCTCCACCAGCGCCCGGGTCACGTCGGCGGCGCCGATGTCGTACGCGATGTGCCGGGACAGCGCCGTCTCGTCCAGCCCCAGCGTCCCCAGCGACGCGGGCATGGCGTTGGAGGCGTGGTCGCACAGCAGCAGGACCGGCGCGCGGCCTTCGCGGTTCAGGACCGTCACCGGCGGAGGGTCGCCGGGTCCGAGCAGCGGCGGCATCGCCGCGGGCTTGGGAGCCGTGGAGGAAGCAGACATGACCCTCACTATACCCGAAACGACGCGCGGCGAAATGCCCCGCGACACCGAAACCGGGGAGCATGGCCGCCCTGACGAAATCCTCCCTTGCCACGGCGCCCCCGCCGGGTGTCCATGCGCATCCCGCCCGTCTCTTCGGACCCGCTTCCCCCGGAACCCTCCCGATGCCCAGCACCCCTCCGGCCACGTCCCGGGCCACGCCCCAAGGCCTCTCCCCCGCCGCCCTCGCGGCGGACCGAGCCGCGCGCATCGCGCTGGCCGCGCTGCTGGTCGGCGCGCTGGGCATCGCCCTGTCGCCGATCTTCGTCCGGCTGAGCGAGATCGGGCCGACCGCGACGGCGTTCTGGCGCATCGGCTTCGCGATGCCGGTGCTGCTGGTCTGGCTGGCCCTGGAAGGCCGCGGCACGGCGGCGCCCCGGCGTCCCTCGACCCGGCGGGACTATCTGCGGCTGACCTGGGCCGGCCTGTTCTTCGCGGGGGACTTGGCGGTCTGGCACTGGTCGATCCAGTTCACCTCGGTCGCCAACTCGACCCTGCTCGCCAACTTCGCGCCGATCTTCGTCACGCTGGTGTCCTGGGCGGTGTTCAAGGAACGCTTCTCGCGGACCTTCATCGCCGGGCTGGCGCTGGCGATCGGCGGCGCCGTCGTGCTGATGGGCGAAAGCCTGAACCTCAGCCTCAGCCACCTGTTCGGCGACGCGCTGGGCGTCGTCACGGCCATGTTCTACGCGGGCTACATCCTGTCGGTCGGCCGGCTCCGGGCGGAGTTCTCGACCGCCACCATCATGACCTGGACCGGGCTGGTCACCGGCCTGACCCTGATGCCCCTGGCCCTGCTGTCGGGCGAAAGCCTGGTCGCCCCCAGCCTCTACGGCTGGCTGGTGCTGGCAGGACTCGGCGTGATCAGCCATGCCGGCGGGCAGAGCCTGATCGCCTACGCCCTGGCCCACCTGCCGCCGGCCTTCTCCTCGGTCAGCCTGCTCCTGCAACCCGCCGCCGCCGGCGTGTTCGCCTGGATCCTGCTGGACGAACCGCTGAGCGCCTGGCAGGCCGCCGGCGCCGCCATCGTCCTGGCCGGCATCTTCATCGCCCGCCGCGGCAGCCGGTAGGGGGCTGGAGCCGCACCGTGTTGCGCCCATGGCGCAACGCATCGGATCAGCCGCCTCGGGCGGATCCACCTAATTGGGTACGGCTCTACAGCAATTC contains:
- a CDS encoding phage capsid protein, translated to MSSTIDRAFVKQFEREVHESFQRMGSKLRNTVRSKGDVRGASTIFQKVGKGVASPKARHGTVPVMNIDHAPVECILTDYYAGDWVDKLDELKTNIDERSVITNAGAYALGRKTDDLIIAQLDTSVSYAGLATDGLTKAKVLAAFETLGQADVPDDGQRYAVVGWKQWSQLLGIEEFAKSDYVGPDELPWRGTQAKRWLGTLWIPHSGLTLNGNVRLCHWYHKTAVGHAAGADVTTDVTWHGDRASHFVNNMMSQGACLIDTSGVVTLRCLEN
- a CDS encoding HigA family addiction module antitoxin yields the protein MAIAREDIDAGRIDFADVATGEMLPPVHPGEILSEEFLGPLRISAYRLARDVGVPATRIHAIVAGRRGITGDTALRLGRYFGTSAQMWINLQARYDLETARREAGARIAAEVMPFRAA
- a CDS encoding capsid assembly protein, whose protein sequence is MSESLLIDPAAPDPASPGAGAPDRAALMRMLGVPDAPDGYCIQCDHGLFESDPDLNRRLHTAGFTPEQAQLLYDLAAERLVPMIRQIAFEFEAEREVMRLVSHFGGEEAWREVSRQLLAWAKKNLPASALDGLTTSYDGVIALHRMMTASEPAALRAAAEAQPAGSEADLHKMMRDPRYWRDRDPALLAKVTEGFRRMYPDRE
- a CDS encoding portal protein; its protein translation is MDAPALLQRFGAAKSRRSVWEAHWQECYDHALPHGGGFGPAGSPGERKSDRLFDGTAADAVEQLAASLLAQLTPPWSRWFGLAPGPDLDDAKRDAAAPVLEKAAITLQSHFDRSNFAVEMHQCYLDLVTAGTACLLFEEAAPGDYSGFRFTAVPLAEVVLEEGADGRLDGTFRRSELTLAQLRLRFPDAAVPDALEREAARDPQARFAVVEAVLKDGPAYRYSVILDSGLAEAAVLAEGRFARSPFINFRWLKAPGETYGRSPVMKALPDIKTANKVVELVLKNASIAVTGIWQADDDGVLNPGTIRLVPGTIIPKAVGSAGLTPLAAPGRFDVSQLVLDDLRRRIRHALLVDRLGQVSDGRMTATEVLERSAEMSRLLGATYGRLQSELLTPLMMRAVAILRRRGEIPDVAVDGRTVELQYRSPLAQAQAQRDVQATLRWLEVAASLGKDAEAAVDHAAAARWLGRSFGVPGELVRTAPAG
- a CDS encoding helix-turn-helix transcriptional regulator, producing the protein MLKHADIWQAIDRLAAQNGLSASGLARRAGLDPTTFNKSKRTTTEGKLRWPSTESISKVLEATASSFSDFVSLVDNEQITGATQRIPVIGYAQAGAQGFFDDAGYPVGSGWDELQFPHVGDPQAYALEITGDSMEPVYRDGDIIIVSPSASLRRGDRVVVKTTGGEVMAKQLLRSTANRIELQSINPAHPLRTLSPTEITWMARIVWASQ
- a CDS encoding DUF2312 domain-containing protein — translated: MTDTSVAARADAGPANDVGGIAADRLRSFVERIERLEEEKKGISDDIKDVYLEAKGTGFDVKIIRTIIRLRKKAKEERQEEEELIELYKMALGME
- a CDS encoding DUF1244 domain-containing protein; amino-acid sequence: MTELDERTRTELEAAAFRQLVEHLRNRTDVQNIDMMNLTGFCRNCLSKWYRAAAEGKGLEMSYDEAREIIYGMPYEEWKSKHQAEASAEQQQAFAAAQARSDH
- a CDS encoding carboxylate-amine ligase, producing the protein MAAPAPSFTLGIEEEYLLVDRQTRDIVPDPPEDMLEACAAVAPEQVHPEFLRCQIEIGTRVCADLSEARTELARLRRSVADVADRYGLAPIAASTHPFAVWLPQKHTNRDRYNMLARDIGAPARRLMICGMHVHAGIEDENLRIDLMNQVRYFLPHLLALSTSSPFWQGQDSGLKSYRLAVWNELPRTGMPEEYQSFGEFQQQVGALVDAGVIEDATKLWWDIRPSGRFPTLEMRISDICTRLDDTLTVAAFYVCLLRMLWRLRRGNVAWRRYRNLLLEENRWRAQRYGFDAGLIDFGRGGIVPYGELLEELIGLLREDAEALGCVEAIENARGIVARGTSAHRQVAVYQEALAAGATAEDALKLVVDWLIGETLHGLEPAAGG
- a CDS encoding N-formylglutamate amidohydrolase, whose protein sequence is MSASSTAPKPAAMPPLLGPGDPPPVTVLNREGRAPVLLLCDHASNAMPASLGTLGLDETALSRHIAYDIGAADVTRALVERWDAAAVLSGYSRLIIDLNRDLDDPTSIPVISDGVVVPGNRALDPAEAAQRVDGLFWPYHSTVDAEIDRLRERGQVPAVVSIHSFTPVMNGIERPWHIGILWDRDPRMPVPAMERLRADARLVVGDNEPYTGKGTEGSTIDRHAVAPGLPHLLVEIRQDLIDTRHGAAEWAGILGEALDEVLADPNLYRIQHF
- a CDS encoding DMT family transporter gives rise to the protein MPSTPPATSRATPQGLSPAALAADRAARIALAALLVGALGIALSPIFVRLSEIGPTATAFWRIGFAMPVLLVWLALEGRGTAAPRRPSTRRDYLRLTWAGLFFAGDLAVWHWSIQFTSVANSTLLANFAPIFVTLVSWAVFKERFSRTFIAGLALAIGGAVVLMGESLNLSLSHLFGDALGVVTAMFYAGYILSVGRLRAEFSTATIMTWTGLVTGLTLMPLALLSGESLVAPSLYGWLVLAGLGVISHAGGQSLIAYALAHLPPAFSSVSLLLQPAAAGVFAWILLDEPLSAWQAAGAAIVLAGIFIARRGSR